aaatatcggtagtccgaaaacacggaaatatcgacggaaatatcggtaaaatatcgatatcgataaaaattacatggaacccacggaaattgtaagaaaaacttggaaatttttattgaaactttgtaggatgtttatttagtcaattatctattagtttatcacaaaaaattggaaggaaatgcattgcatgatggatttaacattatcaagttgattatatagcgatctgacaaatattgtgagtgtagaaaatatgtagtaattaatgaaagaagtctaaacacaccataatcatttatatataatgaattagtacaatattttacactttagtaccacatagagttcctatgaggttcaaatttttcattaTGAAAGCAGTATTATTTGTTGTCCATGTTCTGAAATTGCAAAAAGTTATTTGGATCATTGGATCAGAGAGCTAGACATAGGTTTGGAATGATTTGGTTTTgaataatttggagcattggatgctttttttttcttacacgcCACCACTCAGACAGTAAAAAAGAGTGAAGAACTCACactccaccacacacacacttcgAGACCCCCCACACCACaccacaccacacacgcacaccacacacgcacaccacacACGTACACCACACACGgagctcagtctctctctcgatcattcatttcccactaccatattctcgaatcctctcaatctctctcttctctcttctctccctctgAGGTCTGAGCCTTCGTTCTCACTGAGAACTTCTCagtcttctccctcccttcccccttctccagttcttccacacacacacacagacatcaTCTCTCGAATCTCGATCCATCTCTCGATCCTCCTCGTCCGTGTCTCCGTGTCTCCCTCTGCTCCTCCCATCTCACCCGCCCTAAACCCAGCCGTCGACACCACTCGATAACCGCATTCTAAACCACCTTGATCCATGGAGATCGACCGGAAATCATCGTAGTCCCAGCCGTCGACACCACTGAGGAGCATGACGTTGTCCCAGCCGTCTTGGATTCGTGAGGAAAACGATGTTCCCAGGCTcctacttctcttcttctcggcttttactttaaatttttgtacagatttcaatttttttgcatGTTGCACCTTTGTTGTACTGAaatcgattttagggatttaggaattagggtttctatTTTTGTACAGATTGCGATTTTTCTGCATATTGcttgatttttgtactgaaatcgattttagggatttaggaattagggattcagttcatttgctttgaattcgaatttagggatttagggATTCGGTTAATttgctccggcgttcttctcggcttgtaaattacaatttttgtacagattgcgatttttctgcatgttgatttttgtactgaaatcgatTTTAGGGATTCCTGTATTGTAgattcagttcatttgctttgaattagaatttggggatttaggggtTTGGATTATTTGCTCCGGCTGTGTTCTCCGATGAGTCCAtaccaaatatcgcgatattctgCCGAAAACAAGTTGGATAGTTAATAAAATATCGGGGtcccaaaaaaacgataatatcggcgatatttcgccgatattatcgatattttcttcactggtcatacctcatcttacgaatttgtgtcaatgtcaaaCCTCCGtaagtttttctgttaattgcTGACATGGCTTGATCCGGGgcccattttttattaaaaactcaaaaaaaatcatttaatattttttaaatattaaaataataaagaaaagttaaaaaaaaaaaaaccaacaatcAATTCATCCCcttcccccccccctctctcttctccccatcttcttcttcttcccccttcCTGCAActtcaacccagaaaaaaaaagaggaaaaaaaatccaatttgtCTTCCCCGCTCCCCACCCCCTATTCTCCCCGCACCCACCCTCTGCACCCAACCTCGCACCCActacctgcaacccaaaaaaaaaaaaaaaaaaaaaacaacttcccCCCCCATTCCCAAcatgcagaagaagaagagagaaggaaaagaaaaaaaaaggtccctcccccccccccacccaacctgcagaagaagaagagagaagaaaaagaaaaaaaaggtctctccccccccccacccaacctgcagaagaagaagagagagaaggaaaagaaaaaaacaaaaaaagtccCTCGTCCACCTTGCCCTGCTCCAAATCCCACATTCCTTCCCCATTCCTGTCTTTTTCTTAAATCCATATCGAATTTGAATCAAAAtcgggtaaagtacaaaaaactacctcaactattggtgtcacgatactttcatacatcatcttttaaaattgacaatgtcatacatccgtcagtttttctgttaatttctcagttaattgctgacgtggcttgatccaggacccattttttattaaaaactcaaaaaaaaatcatttaatattttttaaatattaaaataataaagaaaaaccaACAATCAATTCATCCCCTTTTcccctccccctctctcttctccccatcttcttcttcttcccccttcCTGCAActtcaacccagaaaaaaaaagaggaaaaaaaaaaatccaatttgtCTTCCCCGCTCCCCACCCCCTCTTCTCCCCGCACCCACCCTCTGCACCCAACCTCGCACCCActacctgcaacccaaaaaaaaaaaataaacaaaaaaaacaacttccccccccccccattcccaacctgcagaagaagaagagagaaggaaaagaaaaaaaaaggtccctcccccccccacccaacctgcagaagaagaagagagagaaggaaaagaagaaaaaaaagtcccTCGTCCACCTTGCGCTGCTCCAAATCCCACATTCCTTCCCCATTCCTGTCTCTCTCTTAAATCCATATCGAATTTGAATCAAAATCgagtaaagtacaaaaaactacctcaactattggtgtcacgacactttcatacatcatcttttaaaattgacaatgtcatacctcatcttacgattttgtgccaatgtcataccttcgtcattttttctgttaatttctcagttaattgctgacgtggcttgatccgaggcccattttttattaaaaaaaaaaaaaaccaacaatcAATTTGTCCCcttcccccctctctctcttctccccatcttcttcttcttcccccttcCTGCAActtcaacccagaaaaaaaaaaatccaatttgtCTTCCCCGCTCCCCACCCCCTCTTCTCCCCGCACCCACCCTCTGCACCCAACCTCGCACCCActacctgcaacccaaaaaaaaaaaaaaaacaacttcccCCCCCTCAACCCAacctgcagaagaagaagagagaaggaaaagaagaaaaaaaaaggtccctcgccccccccccccccacccacccacccacccaacatgcagaagaagaagagagagaaggaaaagaaaaaaaaaagtccctcgtccccccccccaacccaaTGTCCCCCCACCCAacgtgaagaaaaagaaaaagagagagaaggaaaaaaaaaaaaaaaggataccAGTTCGTCCATCCCCCCGCGTACCCACCCTTTTCCCTCCACATCCATTCCCCCCATTTTCTCCGCGCCCAAGTTCTCAACGagatctggtttttttttttttttgggttgcaggtagTGGGTGCGAGGTTGGGTGCAGAGAGTGGGTGGGAAGGTGGGGAGGTTGGGTGCGGGGAAGacaaattggattttttttttttcctctttttgtttttctgggTTGAAGTTGCAGGAAGGGGAAGAACAAgaagatggggagaagagagaggggggggggggggaaggggaCGAATTgattgttggtttttttttttttttttttttaatatttaaaaatattaaatgatttttttttagtttttaataattttttaataaaaaaatggatCCGGATCAAGTCACGTCAGCAATTAACTgaaaaactgacggaggtatgacattggcacaaattcgtaagatgaggtatgacattgaaagtgtcgtgacaccaatactTGAGGTAATTTTTTGTAGTTTACCCATCAAAATCCCTATTTGCACTTCCACCTTTTACCTTCAGATACAAAAGGCAACACATTTTTATAGATTTGCTGCTCTCCCATGGCTCCCACCGGGAATCCAAATCCCCCAGCCACCGCGGCCACAGCATCAACCTCAACCTTTCGACATGGACAAATCATTTAAACTCACAAACCCAGCACCTGTTATGCACAAATCTTCAAGAACATGCAAACCCCAGACTACTCGCTTGCCTTTTCTTGCTAGTATCGCTTAACGTACAGCTAAATACCGAGCTTTCGCTCGGGATTAGATAACGGGACTGGAAAATACAAGTGACAATATTGTGGGATTTTTTCTTGGGGATGAATTGATCGATTTTGATTTCTCACTTCTGAAAATGACAAAGCAGAGGAGGAGAGTGAAGGTGTGAGGTAagagggaaagaagaaagagttTGACTGTTTGTACCAGGCAGCATCTCAGAAGCATGTCAAGTACCAATTCAGGGGAAAATAGAATCAATAGATCCACTGCCTGGCCACTGGTGCAAACATTTTGGAGATAATGTAAGACCTCCAAGCATGTCAAGTACCATACTACCAGGAAGATCATATGAAAGACCCAATAAAATGATTGAATCAACTACAACTGTAAGGATAATGATGCACGTCTAACGAATTAAAATAtgaacatgttttgaatgatcTTATTTGATCATTCTCTTCTACGCTAAGATTAGTAACCGAAAACAAATGCAGCTATTCAACAAACTCAATAGTGCCACAACATTTGTTTTCAAATGTTCAAATAACCAAAACAAGTACAAACAACGTAATGTACCTAAGATTTCAACGACACTCGGCAATATCGCTGCAGCATTATATACCCCTGCTTAACGTTATCAGAGACAGCAACAACACACCGCAGAATAATAAATACTCGAAGTAAAACAGGAGATAACACTCTGCCACAATAACAACCTCAAATAAACACATAGGAGCACACCGATGGCCAGTCATTATCCATGGAAAGATCGAATAGACAAAGTAAGCAGTTAAACGCTACAGAATTCTTAATTAACATTTACTAAAACCTTAAACATGATCTTTCTAGACATCAACACAAACATCTCGACTTGGTATACCTGATCCAACATTCTAATGGCCGGATGACTTTAAAGCCTCCAGAATCACCTTCGTCTGATCTCTCATTAACTCGCTCCGCTTCACAAAAAGCTCCAATTCAGCAACATGCAGCTTCCTCCACTTGTCCTTCAACTCAGCTCTCTTGGACTCTCCAATCAACTCCAAACCTTGTTTCACCACACCCTCCGGTAATCCCAGCTCCCTGAAACTCTTGTCAAACCCAATCACCTCACTCAAACTTTCCAAAGAGCACGGATTCAGACCCAAATCCAACTTCGCGGCCTCTTTTGAACGCTCCGGTGAGCTCAAAATATCAGCTTTTATCGAAGCCAGAGTCTTGGTATTCCTAGCCTTCCCATTAGACTTTGGCTGTTCAGATGGCCCGTTGTCACCACTGGGCCCTTCGCCGCTGCCGCCCCATACCTTCTTCGACAAGTCAAACACCTTCTGGTCATGAGGTTTTGTAAGATtatacttcttcttcttcacattaGTCGCATACTTCTTCTTCAGCCGACGAATCTTAGCTTGCAATTGGGATTTGTTCACATCCACCTTCAGCGATTTCTTGATAAAGTCATGGAACGCACCCATATCGGAATACGGGTCCGCCCCTTTCTTGCTGGTATAATCAACCATGCCTTTCAAGATAATTACCTCATCCTCATCGCTCCAAATCCTCTGGAACAGCTTGGACTTCTTCGCTTCCTCCTCGACCTGGTCCGGATCCTGCTCCGTCGCAGCTCCCTTCTTCTTTGGCCGCTTTGAATCCTTGGGCTCGGTCTCGCTGGGCCGTTTGGACCCGGATTTCGCCGCCGGCGTAGCAGTAGCCGCGGGCTTTGATCTGGGCTTCTTTGTCTTCGGCGTCTCTTCCATTGGCTTCGAAGCAATCGGCTTCACCACCAAATCCTTATCCACATCGGAATCGGAATCGTCCTCGGAACCAGAGGATGAAGACTGCGGCTTGGAATTGGCGGCAGAGGAGTCCGGTTTCTTGGGCGGTGGCTTCTTCTCGGCAACCGGTGCTGAAGACGAGGTCTTCGGAGGCAGAGGCTCTTCGGGTTCGGAATCTGACCCAGATCCGGATTcctcttcttccccttcttcttcctccgacgaGACTTCCTGACCTTCCGACGAAGAAGCTGCCGGCGGTTCGTCCAGCGGAGATGGGCGTTTGGGAGCCATggaaggagatggagatttggGGTTTTAGGGAATTAGGGATTCGAACTCTGCAAGTGAGGGGAGagagtgaatttttttttttgggtaattttGTGTGAGCGAGCGAAACAGCAAATATAAGAGTTTCTCTCCTCTGATAGGCTGCCTACACAAGAGATAACTTTTTATCTAAAAACCTAACACAAATCATTGATTCTGATAGACATTACTGTTTAGTTCATGATTATCTAGTCTTCTAGTTCATGTAAATCACCGTATGtacataaacatatatatatattttttatttatttatttatttatttatttatttatgctgAATCATCTTGAGCATCGTTTTGTTGGCTCACTTTTGTCAAGGCCGTCATGGAAACAAGAGCATGGTAAACTTGAAAACTGTTTCACTTTTTATTTATGCTTAATTTCCTTATTTTCAGTCTTGTATTCAAAGTTGTGTgctatatttgttttattttagaatagttttcttgaattttttcaaGAATTCAAAACTAGCTAGGGTTTTTATACAAATTATATGTATTGGCTTCATAACTCGTGTATTAGCAACTAAGAAGATATCTCAAACCTTCCAAGGTTGTTTGGGAACTAAGAAGATACCTCAAACCTTCCAAGAAACACTTGTACTGAAAGCTCTAATTAGGAGAAGTATTTCTTACATAAGCAACTCTAATTAGGAGAAGTATTTCTTACATGAGCAATTCCAAGCAGACCCTAAGCTTTGAATTTGAAAAGTTTGTGTTCTTCCCATAGTATTTTAATTTTGCTTTTTATCATCTCTTCCACTGTaatatcataaaataaaaatttgtatCTTCTGATGACGAATTTAACTAAGTTTCTTCATGTATAGTAAACGTGTGGCGCCTCGACAAGTAGTGCTCCCCTTTGAAATTATCATTGAGATTTTGAGCTTGTTGACTGTGGAGGCTTTGCTGAGATTCAAGTGTGTGTGCAAACAATGGTGTTTGTTGATTCAAGACTGCAAGTTCTTTGTTAAACACAGGGATCGTACCAGTTATGTTTAGCCACTTTCTTATCGATACAACCATAAAAGTCGCAAGACAGTCGCTCTTTCTAAAGAAGATTTCAAGCTTAGTTGTCATTGTGCTGGTTTTTATGTGGAGTTGAGTGTCACTTCTCAAATTTGCCGTATTAGAAATCCTGCAACCCGCCAAGTACTTTACTTGCCTGATGCTCCCAAGGGTACAAGAATACTGGACCTCGCTTTTAATTCGCTTACTGGCGAGTGTAAAGTGGCATCTATTTACCGCAAAAAGGCAAAGAAGACGGGTTATTTAGTAGGGCTTGAAGTTATAACTATTGGAAAGGATGAGAAATGGAGACCCTTGAAATATGCAAGCCCTAATTTACTCAAGCGCGGCCAATGGTTGCTTCAACAAAGTTGTTGTGTTAAAGATAAGGTTGAATGGATTGTTCATTTACCTGAAATTATAAAACAAGGACAAGATTTGCGTGTACAAATTCAATCTCTCGAGCCGTGGAGTGAACGCGTCACTAGCACTGTTCTTCCTAGAGGAGTTTTCTCCGATTTGACCGaagtttcattttttatttgggtTAACTGTCCGGCGGTGGTTGAGGTAGTAGACGAAGCCCTTAACATAAAGGGTGTTCGAAGACTTCAAGGAACACAAATGGAGTCCAAACATTACTGTTccctttaattttttaaagGACAACCGACATTTGAAGGATCAAATTTATTTCGTCAAAAGTTGTTCTGCAGATCAACCCCGATTTTATGCGGGGCGAGATCAACTTTATACTTACAATTTGAGGAGAAGGAGTATTGAGGATGTCGAATATTCACAGATAGCGGAGGAGCAATTAGCTCGTCATTCGTCAAACCTGATGACCCTCAAGGGAATGAAACCAGAAAGGAGCAGTAAACTAATAGAGTAATTATAATTTCATGTACAATGAGAAACTTTGCATTTTTCTGTTCATCATAGACGATGGTCTTATTATATCAGTCTTCCAAACCGTTTTTTCTGACAAATAAGTTTGAACTTTTTAATTAGCTATACCAGTTGTTACATTAATTTGcatcttctataaataaaaaatcttgaGTTGCTTTATTACCACTTATTTTATAGTTGTAGCTTGTTACATTATTTTTACGATAGACGTTAGCCTGACTCTTGTAAAACGGAGAGCCTTGTTGGTTTAAGAGCGTGATTTTAGcttgtttgaatttttgttaTGGTTTGGGAGCGCcactttagtttgttttgaattttgttaGGAGGGGATAAATTAATAGAAACAGTGAATCGAATAATTAGTCTTGTCCACCAACCTCCAAAAGTTTGTGAAATTGCGATCATGGTGAAATTCTTATCTCTATTCTTGTCCACCAATCTCTAAAAGTTTGTGAAATTGCGATCATGGTGCAGTTCTTATCTCATTAGTTTTATTGTTCTCGGCTGATCTTATGAAAAGTACTCTTGTAACTCTTAGTTgtgtattattttctttttagacgAATTTCAAAGTCGCATTAGacatttttttaaccttttcaAGAAACCCCATAGTTTGGTGCTCTCTTGCATTTTCGGTGTTAGGGTTTcagttttatttattattaaatttgtcAGCGAGATTCCCTTGCCACAAATCTCGCCTCATTCGTCTAATTAAATTGATTTCTTATTAATTGCAATGGCTTGTAATTATTTAGACTTGTTATTCAAGTCAATTTCTGTATGCTATATATGTTTGTATAAATCAATTCAAGGAAAATCaatttctacatggtatcaccTAGGTCTAGGTTATAATCTCTCGAGATCTCACCATCGCAAATCCCTCCAGATTCGTCTAGATTGATCTCTCGTTAATTGTAATTGGTTGTAATAAATTAGACTTGCTATTCAAGTCAACCTCTGTTTGCTATATATGTTCTACTAATACACAAATCAATTCAAGGAAAATCAATTTCTACAAAAAGATTGTAGTCAGTTCTACATATTTCTCATATATTCATCATTTGAGCGGTACTTTCTTGATTCTACTAGCCTTGTATGTGTTGAATAATATGaaagtcccacatcggccagCTTAATTACAAAGTAATTGCAACTTGTATTAAATGGTTCCACTTGTTATATGAGGTCCAGTATAATTGGTGGTGAGCCGCAAACCCATATCTTTGATATAATTCCTTCAAGGACATTCCAAATTTCCCATAGATTATAATGCAAACCTCGTCATATTTGAATTCAGGTAATTTCTTATCTCAATTTTTGTAAGCTCTTGTTATTTACAGTCTTTTGATTCAAAGTCGTAACTTATTTAGAGTCTATCGGATTAGAAGGTTATTCTTAAACCctaggaattagggttttagttTTAAAGCTAGGGCTTGCATAAATATTAAAACGTTGTGCTTTATTCGATTAGATAGCTTAGAATGAACCTTCTTGTTCTATtttgatttgggattttttctCTATCACTGTAGCTTTGAATCTCTCTTGCTCGTGCTCTCCTAGTGTCCTTAGAATAATATACTGAGACAATGATGCGTTACTACCAACGAAGACAAAGGCCGACACAAGTTTCGTCAGAGCTTCCCTTTGAAATTATCGTTGAGATTTTGAGTTGGCTTCCTGTGCTGTCTTTGCTGAGATTCAAGTGCGTGTGCAAGCAATGGTTTTTGTTGCTTCAAGACTACAAGTTCATTGCAAAACACAGAGATCGGACCTGTTACACCCTCCCACCTTCTTATCATTGCGAACGGGATAAAAAATTGTTTGCGACTGTTTGCGATGAAAATTTCGTGCTTAAATGTTGTTGTTCTGGCTTGTCTTTGGAGAAGAGTACAACATCTCAAGTTTGCCGTATTAGAAATCCTGCAACCCGCAAAGTGCTTTACTTGCCTGATGCACAAGTGTGTGACACAGAATTTATGGACCTCGGTTTCAATTCACTAACTGGTGAGTGTAAAGTGTCATGTGTTTATTTCAATAGGGCACAGAAAGAGGTAGGTGTTGAAGTGATAACAGTTGGAAAGGACGAAACATGGAGACCTTTGCACAAGCAAAACCAGAATTGGCTGCGACGAGGCAAAGCGGTGCTGACTCAATCTTGTTGTGGGGAAGATAAGGTTGAATGGGCTCTTCATTTACCCGAAATTATAACCGAGGGGCATGATATGTGCTTACAAATTCATTCTCTTGATCTGTGGAGTGAATGTCTCACCACTTCTACTCTGCCTGAAGGAGTTTTCGTAGATTTGGAGAATCTCCAGACGTTTCTTTGGGATAACCGTCCAGCCGTTGCTGATATAGTAGGGGGAGACCTTCACATCTTGGTGTTGGTAGACTTCAAGGAACACAAATGGAGTCAAAACAAGATCATCGTTCCCTTGAAAAATTTAAAGGTCGACGACACAATTTTGACAGATGAAATTGTTATTAAACGAGCTTGTTCAAATACACTAAAGTTTCAAAATGGAGCACAACTTATTTCCTATGACATGGAAAAGAAGACTGTTATGGTTTTTGACAGTTTAGAACTCTTGAAGAAACGAATAGCTCTACTTAAGTCAACCCTCATCTCTCTCAAGGAAATGAGATCAGAGATTAACGGAGTACAAGACTAGTCGGATTATAATTTCACTGCGCATGGGCTCCTTGTTTtgccaaatttcattttttctgtTCATCTTTTTATACTGTTTTTGTTACAGTAAGTTTGAACTTTTTTAGTCACCAGTTGTAACATATATAGCACTTAATGCTAAGATTTCACTACATGTTTTGCTGAGTTTTGTGGAAACATAGCTAGAGGCCCTTaaattttcccttgaacttCTTAAACGTTGGTGCACTTTTGAAGTAAAACCCATGATTTCTCGAGTACACAGGATTACATTGctgtgtttattttcttttttctttgtcgTTCGATTGGAATTACATGGTCTAAGAATTTTGTTACACTTATCTTTCTTAAGAGAAGTTTGAGCAATTATAAATTCACTACCGATGAGAATTTGGTTAGATTCAAGTGTGCGGGCAAGCAATGGTGTTTGTTAATTGGTCAGGGCAATGAGTTCATCGCGAAACATGAGAACTAGatctagtttgggagtgaggtgcttaaaaaaaaagcacccatgaaaaaaagctgtgagggttttaggtgtttggtaaactgaaaaaaagggcttattttggaaactgctgtgagaataagctaaaatcaaaggaaaaagttgaagctgctatttgtagctttggaaaactggctttttttcaaagcacacggagctacagtgcttctttaatgaaaagacccactattagactgcttttttttccaaaatcacttttacaaaaaagtttaccaaacactttgctgatttatttcacagccgcttattctcacagcacagccgcttattctcacagcagctttttttcaaagcacatcaataccaaaccagcccctAGACCAGTTAAGTGTGACTTGCTACCGAT
This genomic interval from Malus domestica chromosome 05, GDT2T_hap1 contains the following:
- the LOC103434633 gene encoding probable transcription factor At1g61730, whose protein sequence is MAPKRPSPLDEPPAASSSEGQEVSSEEEEGEEEESGSGSDSEPEEPLPPKTSSSAPVAEKKPPPKKPDSSAANSKPQSSSSGSEDDSDSDVDKDLVVKPIASKPMEETPKTKKPRSKPAATATPAAKSGSKRPSETEPKDSKRPKKKGAATEQDPDQVEEEAKKSKLFQRIWSDEDEVIILKGMVDYTSKKGADPYSDMGAFHDFIKKSLKVDVNKSQLQAKIRRLKKKYATNVKKKKYNLTKPHDQKVFDLSKKVWGGSGEGPSGDNGPSEQPKSNGKARNTKTLASIKADILSSPERSKEAAKLDLGLNPCSLESLSEVIGFDKSFRELGLPEGVVKQGLELIGESKRAELKDKWRKLHVAELELFVKRSELMRDQTKVILEALKSSGH
- the LOC114825039 gene encoding putative F-box protein At1g47790 yields the protein MMRYYQRRQRPTQVSSELPFEIIVEILSWLPVLSLLRFKCVCKQWFLLLQDYKFIAKHRDRTCYTLPPSYHCERDKKLFATVCDENFVLKCCCSGLSLEKSTTSQVCRIRNPATRKVLYLPDAQVCDTEFMDLGFNSLTGECKVSCVYFNRAQKEVGVEVITVGKDETWRPLHKQNQNWLRRGKAVLTQSCCGEDKVEWALHLPEIITEGHDMCLQIHSLDLWSECLTTSTLPEGVFVDLENLQTFLWDNRPAVADIVGGDLHILVLVDFKEHKWSQNKIIVPLKNLKVDDTILTDEIVIKRACSNTLKFQNGAQLISYDMEKKTVMVFDSLELLKKRIALLKSTLISLKEMRSEINGVQD